GGAAAAACTCCTGTCAGCTGCAATTTATTCATACTTATTCTCCTTCTTTAATAATGTTTAAATAATACTTACTATCCACGCGCAAAACAGCCCTGAGCCTGCCAACACCACATTCTGCGCTACACAAAGTGTTTTTAATGTTGTTTTTGTGTCATATCCAAAAAATTCTGCAAATACCCAGAAAAAGCTGTTATTCACATGGGAACCGCAGTGGGACCCTGCTGAAATAGAAATAAATGCTGTAATCGGGTTTAAAAGGCCGGCTTCAATGAGAGGCAGGGACAGGGAGGCGCCTAGAAGGGCGGCCACTGAACCAGAGCCTTGAGCGAATTTTGATAAGGCGGTAATAAGAAAAGGAATCAAAACTACAGGGAGACCGCTGACTGCCAATGCGTCTGCAAACATTTGTCCTGTCCCTGTGGCGTCCACTACCTTAGCCAGAGCGCCTCCTGCTGCCGTTATAAAAATAACCGGACCTGCTGTTTTTAACGCCTCCCCAATAGCTCCAAAGGTTTCTCCCTCCGGAAGCTTCTTTTTCAGCAAAAGAATTGCGGACACAATGCCGATTACAAGAGCAATATTTTTATCTCCTACAAATCCGGCTGCCTTCAATGCCAAAGATTCTTCTGGTAAAATCAGAGAACATACAGAGTTTAATATAATCAGCACAATTGGAATCAGAATTGGCAGTATAGCCGCTGTAAATCCAGGCATATCTTCTTCTCTTACACTGGATTCTACTTTTTCTGTCCGTTCATTTTCCTCTGTTGATGTAAAGAAATTTCTAGGTTTTTTATCCAAAAACATCATACAGTACACCCATGCCGCTACTGTGGAAACTGCAGCAGTTACAAGACCATATACAATAGACGTGCCTATATCCAATCCAATTACTGAGGCTACGGCTAACGGGGCCGGCGTTGGCGCCACATAAGCATTGGTGCACAGCAGCGCGCTTGCAGTCAGCACAGCGAAAACACAAACCGCTTTTCCTGTTTTCTTTGAAATAGCCTTTATAATGGGTGATAGCATAATTAAGGCTACATCCGAAAACACAGGGATGGAAACCAGGTAGCCTGTGGCGGCTAAGGCGACGCTGGCATTTTTTTCTCCCGTCAGCTTTAATAAGGAGGTTGCAATTCTTTGACAGGAATTAGATTTTTCCAGATATGTGCCCAGTATTGTGCCAAATATAATAACAAGACCAATATTTTTACATGTATTTCCAAAGCCTCCTGTAATAGCGTCTATGGTTGCCGCCGACCCTACCCCGCTTCCTATTCCGATAATCAGTCCTCCAAAAAGCATACTCATAAAGGGACCTAATTTTGTCTTTATCATAAGAAAAAGCATAATTGCCAAACCCACCAGAAAAACTATAATTGTCTGCATATTCCCCTCTCCCTTCAATTATTAATACAGCCAAACCGCCCCTTTGTCAGCTCCTGAAACCATAGAACGAAACGCCTTCACCACGCCTTTCGCCGGGTGATTAGGTTTTACTGCCTTTGTTAATCTTTCCTTTATTTCTTCCTCTGATAATTCTACGTTAATTGTCCTGTTGTTTAAATCTATTGTAATTATATCTCCATCTTCCACAGCTGCAATCGGTCCTCCCTCCCAGGCTTCCGGAGTAATATGTCCCACGCAGGGACCTCTGGTAGCTCCGGAAAATCTTCCGTCAGTAATCATAGCCACAGATGTATGTAACCCCATTCCCACCAGCATAGCGGCAGGAATAGAAAGCTCTCTCATTCCCGGTCCCCCTTTCGGGCCTTCATAGCGGATGACCAGCACGCTGCCTGGCTGAATCTTTCTATTTACCATATAATCTCTTAAATTTTCTTCTGAGTCAAAGCAGACTGCAGGACCTTTGTGATAAAACATGGAAGGCTCCACGCCGCTTTTCTTCACCACACATCCCTGGGGAGCTAAATTTCCTGTAAGCACGGCAAAGCAGCCATCTGGATATAAAGGATCGTCTGAATCGTGAATGATTTCTTTATTTACTTTTCTGTTAAAATGCTGCAGATATTCTCTTAACGTGCCTCCCATAACCATTTTCTCGTCTAAAAACAAGTAATCCTTTATGCTTTTTAATGTAGCTCCTACGCCTCCTGCTTTATAGTAATCATAAATATTGTATTTAGAAGACGGCTTAAATTTTGCTATACATGGCACATCCTTTTGAATCTCATCAAATCTTTTCATGTCTAACTCAATATCCATGGCGTTGGCAATGGCGCATACATGAAGCTGAGCATTGCTGGAGCCTCCAGTGGCAGAAATGTGGCGAAGGCCGTTAATTATAGATTGTTCTGTTACAATATCAGAAAATTTAATCCCTTCTTTTGTCAGCTCTACAATCCTTTCTCCCACGTCTCTGGCCTGTTTATATTTAGCTGCCGAACAATAAAGCATAGTCGTAGAGTCAATTGGCGCTAATCCAATTACCTCTGAGAACACTCCCATAGTATTGGCTGTCCCGTACATAGAGCAGGTGCCGCAGGAAAAGCATATATTTTCTTTTAAATTTGTAAATGTTTCTTCTGAAATTGTTTTTACATTATACTGTCCAATAGATTCTTTCAAGTCTGGCGTTACATAAGTATTTTCTTCTCCCTCATAAGGCAGCATAGAACCTGCAGTCAGAAATATACAGGGCTTATTTAAGGAAGCCGCCGCTATCAGCATACCTGGCACAATCTTATCGCAGGAGCATAAAAATACTAAACCGTCAAATGAATGAGCGTTAACCATAGCTTCTACTGAACCTGCAATCAGCTCTCTTTGAGGAAGGATATAATGCATCCCCTCCCCATGTGACATTCCGTCACAGGGGGCCGGAACATTAAATTCTGCAGGGGCGCCTCCGGCACACCAGATTCCCTCCTTTACATATTTCACCAGCTCTTCAAATGCTTTATGGCCTGGATTCACATCTGTGTGTGAATTTACAATTCCAATTATAGGCTTATGTAAGTCCTTTGTTCTGTATCCACAGGCATTCATTAATCCTACATAGTATGCCTCCTGCGGATTATCTGCACGTGAACTTTTCCATTTTTCCATTCTGCTTCTCCCTTCTGCTTTTATTTCACTTACTCCATTTCTTTTCTAAAAACTTGATTTATGTTTTATATGTTTTATTATAGCTTCCCGTATAACAAAAGAAAAACAGTTAAATATACACTATATAACAAGTTTTTTCTTGTTATAAAAAGCCATTTGTGATAAGCTATATAGAGAAACAAGGGGGGGATTTTATTATGAATAATGGGTTTAAAATGTTTTTGCTGGCAGCTGAGGAACTGAATTTCTCCAGAGCTGCCGACCGGGCTTTTGTCACCCAACAATGTTTAAGCGACCACATTAAACGTTTGGAGGAATCGTACCATGTTACTCTTTTTCAAAGGAAACCCAAAATTGCATTAACGCCTGAAGGACAGGCTATGTTAAAATATCTGTCCAGAATCCAGGCTTTAGAGGACAGTATGATTAACGAGCTAAGCGACATCAGCTCTGGAGTCCGGGGCACTATTAACTTCGGCGTCAGCTCCACCAGAGGATTTATTATTGTCCCCAAGTTAATCCCTGCATTTCAAAAAAAATTTCCTAATGTAGATGTGCAGATCCAATTAAATGATACAAAACGTCTGGAACAGCAGCTGATTAACAATAAGCTGGATATCTTTCTTGGAGTAGATACCAGCCAGCATGTGCTGTTTAGCAGAGAGGGCGTCTGTGAGGACCCTCTTTATTTAGTAATATCTGATATTCTTCTGCGCACATATTTTCCTGATACATACGACACATGTATCTCCCAGTTTCCTAAAGGCGCAGATTTAAATCTTTTTAAACAGGTTCCTTTTGTCCAGGGCCACAATTTCAGCACTACTACTTACGCCATTAACCAGTTCCTTATGAAATATAATATCCAGCTGAAAATCCCGATTTTGGCCAGCAATTTTGATATTTTAATTGAACTGTGCAAAACAGGCTTTTACGCTACAATTTCACCTAGTTTCCACCTAATCAGGCTCATTCAGATGAATCACTATCTTCCTCCGGAGAAAAAATTACACGTATTTCCTATTAAAAATCTTGATTATATGCTGAATATAGAAATTATTACGCACCGGGACGCCCAGCCTTTGCTTCACACCTCCACTTTTTGCTGTATGTTAAAAGAATTTTTGATGGAGGAAAATAAAAAAATTGCCAGGTATCTGGCAGAGCGATAGTCAAGACCACCGGCTAAGCCGGTGGCTTGCTTTGACCCTATAAGGGTCTGTTACCGGCACTGGAGTCTAAAGACTCTCCGAAATAGGTTCGCCAAGCGCAACATCATTTACCTACTAAGCCCTAAAGGGCTTATTTTATTTGTTTGCTTTTACTGGCTCACCCGTAAACGGGTCAATATACTCTTTCAGTGTCATCTGATCATATTCCAAATCTTCTTGTAACTGATTTGCTATATATTCCTGTATTTTCTTTGCATTTTTCCCTACCGTATCTACATAATATCCTCGACACCAAAAATGTCTATTTCCATATTTATATTTCAAATTTGTATGTCTTTCAAATATCATAAGTGTACTTTTTCCTTTCAAATACCCTACAAAATACGATACACTAATGCTTGGCGGAATTTCTACTAGCCTATGTACATGATCTGGACATATCTCTGCTTCTACAATTTTTACACCTTTTCTTTTGCATAACATACTTAAAATATTTGCTATATCCTGTTTTATTTTTCCGTATGCTATTTTTCTCCTATATTTTGGTGCAAATACAATATGATACTTACAATTCCATTTAGGTCAGTTTACAAGGAACTACACGCAGACCACGAAACGGGGGCTGCTGACAACAAATAAAGGCTGAGTATCAAGCACCGGGAAAGTGCGAGATATTCAGCCTGTTTTGTTGTCCGGGGTTTCCAAAGGGGCTTGCCCCTTGGCACACGACTTTGCTTGCAAAGTGTAGTGTGTTATACGCTCTGTCGGCGTTGCTGCGAAAATGAGGTTGCCGCCGGGGAAGGCAATGACATTTGAAGCGGCAGGAAAACAGAACTGTGATTGCATGGCGTGGAGCCGCAAGCACAGCGCTGGTTTCGTCAGCAGACAGGGCGTATATGAAAGCCCCCGTTCCTCGTCCCACGCCGGACTTCGGGACAAAATGTCCCGAACTTGTGGACACACTCACAAAAAGCAAACAGATTTTTCTCTCAAAATTGGAATGGGCGGGGAAGCCATTTTAGGGCTTTGCTATCTCCCTGATAAATGAGAAGTTAAGTTTCGTCCATATATATTTTTATCTCGATGTATTCATGATTTCTTGCATAAGCAAACGACGCTGATTTTCTGATATAGTCAAATATATTTTCGTCTAAATCTTCGTCCCATGTTGTTTCGCTGAAAATTTTATTTTCAGCGGTTGGCTTATACAAGATGACTACATGGATTTGATAAAACTCTTCATCATCATCATTTGAAAACTGTCGAACTAATGAAATTTGAAAAAATGGTTCTTTTGAAAAAGCAGTAAATGTTCCGGTTTCAAATAAAACCATATCTTCTTCAAGCGGTGTGCTGCACATCTGCTCAAAAACATCAACTATTTCTTCCACAGACATTTTATCCGTTATCTTATCTTCTAAAAACTTAATCAAGTTCTCCATTGATTTTCCTCCTGTAAATTCTTATTTATTGTTCTCTACTTCCGTCCCCGCTGTGGATTTGGATTTTTCAGCAAATCTGACTTATCAGTTCTTAGAAATGGGCGGGAAGCCATTTTAGGGCTTTCCCGCCTTGATTGCCCATTAGCAAAGACGGGCGGGGCTGTCAACGGCGGCGCATGAAATGCGCCGTTCATCTTGACCGTTGACTGGCTCGACTGGCTTTGCTATCTCCCCAACAAGTTATTGTTTGTTGTTTTTCCAATTATCTAAACGGGCTTGCATAGTTTCTCGCCATTCTTCACTTGGACAAGCAGTAATCAATTTTCGATACTCTTCACTTGATGGCGCTTCTATCAAATAAGACTCTACCAATTTTAGCAAATCCCACTCTACTCCATACATTCCACCTTCGGGGAAAATGTCAATCAATACGCCTACCTCTTCTCTTGTCAGTGGCGTTTTTACATTGGAGAGCAATTCATCATACATATTGATGGTTTCTACTGTAGGGTCATCTTTCACTGCGTCTGGCATTTGACCGAGAAGTCTCAATTTTATAATTGCCTCCTGCACCTTTACTCCCTCCAATTTCTCGTTCTCTACTTTCTCCCCCGCTGGGGATTTGGATTTTTGAGCAAGTCCGACTTTTCCGAAATCTTTTTCAGCCACTTCTTTTCTTCCCCGGACAGCTTCTTAAAGTTCAGCCGCAGCCGTTTGCAGATAAACGCCAAAGACGCTTGCTCCGGGTCGCTGTCTGGGCTGGCGTTTTCGGTAGCGGCTTCCAATAATCCTTTCAGCGGGTTGTCCTCCGGGACACTGAAAAAATCGTCCTTATGTGCTTCCCGCAGGTCAAGAGCTATCTTGTTTATGTCCTGCTGTATCACATAGCGGCAAAAACTGTCATCATCAATATGGGCGGCGATAAGCTGTCTTAACTGCGGGTCGGACAAGCTGGGATTGTGCTGCTTCATAATGGTTGCGCTCACAGCGTCTATAATGGCATTTGCACTCTGCACCTGTTTGCCAGCGATACCGTTTACATAGATTTCGAGGTCAGCCATCAGCCGGGGGAAATCCGGGTGTACCGCCAGTTCACACAAGAGGGAATTATCCACCAACCCGCTTTTCAAGAGTTCAATCATATCATCACTCAAACGCAGGTCTGCAAGATCGGCGTTTGGGTGATTTTTTGTTTGAGAACGCCCCAGCAGATAATCAACAGTCACTTCATAAAACTTTGCCAACTCAATAAGGGCATAATGGCTGATGTCCTTGAAATTATCCCCCTCATAACTGCCCAACGCAGACTTGGAGAGGTGCGTCTGCTCCGCAAGCTGTTCCAGCGTCAACCCACGCTCCACACGCAGGTCTTTCAATCGTTCTTGTATGGATAGTTCCATGCTCTCCCTCCTTGTCTGCTTGGTAGTTACATTGCTCTAAGTTATCCATTGATAAGAGGAAATATATACGCTCCTATATAATTTTAAGATAGGCAAATCATCATAGATGTAAAACATCAAAGGATGTTTCAATAATTTATCTGGCAAGTCCTCATCAAAATCTAATATAAAACTCTCGGTTAAGCCATCGGGTGTGGTTTTGTTACTAAGAGCTATAATCAATGAAGTTTCATCAATCACAACTTTTTCGCTTGTATCTGTAAAAGCTATTTCCAATTTTTTCATGTTGTCACCGTAGTACAATTTCGATTTACTGTTTTGTTTCTTCCATTCTATCACAATTCCGAGAGCGTGGAAATAGAGAGTTTTCCGAGCTGATTTCCGACCTTATGGATATACGGGACGGGCGTTCTTTTAGGTGTAGACTTAGGGTAGTTCATCGATGAGCTGCACCTTGAAAAATGAATGACCATCCGAAAAGGAATACACAGGCAGGGGAAGCACCGCAACGAACCACTTCGGGACAAAATGGTGTGCTCCCCGTCAAGTAGACAATGAAATACTTTACACTTTACAAGCGAATCTCTGCCTGTCCAGTAATATGGAGCAGACCTGGTCACTACGCGGCCGACAGGCAGTGGAGTAGGGAAGCACCGCCTTGTCACATTGCTGTGATAGGTTTGCGCCACCCTCTCCGGGAACCGTACGTACCCCTCTCCGAGTATACGGCTCTGTTACTGCTCATTCAGACAAAACTCACTTTTTGTGGATAATACTGCGGTGGCAATCCCTGCACACCACAAGCGTTTTTCTGTGTTTGGCAATCATTGCGATTTCCCACCGTTCCTTGCCTTTGAGATTTTTGAGTTTGTTAATGTGGTGAACCTCGTAATGGTCGCTCTCTGTCGTTCCGCATAACTCACAGACCTTTGCTTTCAGCCGGTTTTCAAGGGTATTGACTGCGTATCCGTAGACAACGGCAGCATTGCTGATGTAATCCGTAGCAGGGCCCTTGCCTTTGCAGTCGGCGTAATTTGCGAAGTAACGCCTTTTGTCTCCCTGCTTCGTTTCATAGGGTATACCCCATTTTCCTGTGCCATCATTAAACTTGTCAATGGTTTTGGATAGGCTGGTTTTATGCTTTGAAGCAAGGGTTTTTAAGCAACTGTATTCCATAAGGTAGGCAAGATAGTGCAGCTTGCAAAAGTTGCTTGCCATACCATAATAGTTGCATATTCCTCTTAACTCCGCATTGTATACTGAAACGATTTCTAAGTCTGTGAGCCCAACCAGATATTTCCGATGAACTGGAAACATGGAACCATCTTTCTTCTGTATCGCCACACCTTTAGTGAAAACGAATTGACGGATTTTATCGTTAAGTGGCACCAACAGTTCTACACCCCCATTGAGGGTACGCATTTTTACATGACCGGGGCCACCCCGCTTTATTTTTCCGCTTCTGCGCACACGCACATCATAGCCTAAGAACCTTGCACATTTACTGCTATGGGTTATGAGCGTTTTATCTTCACTGAGTTCCATTTTCAGTGTATCTCCGATAAACTCGGCCAGTTTGCTCTTAATCCATTGACAGTCCTCACGGTTTCCCTTGACTGCTATTAGAAAATCATCCGCATACCGAACATATTTCAGTTTTTTGTCGGTCTGCGCAGTGCAGGGAATGGTCATCAGTTTCTGACGTTTGGGCTTATACTCTGCCAGCACCATTTCCCTTTCCTCACCTGTTACTTTCGTCAAGCGGTGGGATAGCCGTTTGATTTCATTGTGCAGCTCTCGGTATTCAGGTGTGATTTGTCCCACTCCGGGCGTGTCAAATTCGGATTTCAACTTCATTACAAACTTGTCCAATTCGTGCAGGTAGATGTTGGCGAGTAGCGGAGAAATGATACCG
The window above is part of the Lachnoclostridium edouardi genome. Proteins encoded here:
- the ilvD gene encoding dihydroxy-acid dehydratase, which gives rise to MEKWKSSRADNPQEAYYVGLMNACGYRTKDLHKPIIGIVNSHTDVNPGHKAFEELVKYVKEGIWCAGGAPAEFNVPAPCDGMSHGEGMHYILPQRELIAGSVEAMVNAHSFDGLVFLCSCDKIVPGMLIAAASLNKPCIFLTAGSMLPYEGEENTYVTPDLKESIGQYNVKTISEETFTNLKENICFSCGTCSMYGTANTMGVFSEVIGLAPIDSTTMLYCSAAKYKQARDVGERIVELTKEGIKFSDIVTEQSIINGLRHISATGGSSNAQLHVCAIANAMDIELDMKRFDEIQKDVPCIAKFKPSSKYNIYDYYKAGGVGATLKSIKDYLFLDEKMVMGGTLREYLQHFNRKVNKEIIHDSDDPLYPDGCFAVLTGNLAPQGCVVKKSGVEPSMFYHKGPAVCFDSEENLRDYMVNRKIQPGSVLVIRYEGPKGGPGMRELSIPAAMLVGMGLHTSVAMITDGRFSGATRGPCVGHITPEAWEGGPIAAVEDGDIITIDLNNRTINVELSEEEIKERLTKAVKPNHPAKGVVKAFRSMVSGADKGAVWLY
- a CDS encoding reverse transcriptase domain-containing protein, whose amino-acid sequence is MKPTTEILARISQNSLANKEEVFTKLYRHLLRPDIYFVAYKNLYANNGAATKGVNEDTADGFSEAKIDSIIKALADETYQPMPVRRTYIQKKNNRKKLRPLGIPTFTDKLVQEVLRMILEAVYEPIFLDVSHGFRPKRSCHTALKQLRREFNGTRWFVEGDIKGCFDNINHAVLVGLLNNKIKDARITKLIYKFLKAGYLENWQYHKTYSGTPQGGIISPLLANIYLHELDKFVMKLKSEFDTPGVGQITPEYRELHNEIKRLSHRLTKVTGEEREMVLAEYKPKRQKLMTIPCTAQTDKKLKYVRYADDFLIAVKGNREDCQWIKSKLAEFIGDTLKMELSEDKTLITHSSKCARFLGYDVRVRRSGKIKRGGPGHVKMRTLNGGVELLVPLNDKIRQFVFTKGVAIQKKDGSMFPVHRKYLVGLTDLEIVSVYNAELRGICNYYGMASNFCKLHYLAYLMEYSCLKTLASKHKTSLSKTIDKFNDGTGKWGIPYETKQGDKRRYFANYADCKGKGPATDYISNAAVVYGYAVNTLENRLKAKVCELCGTTESDHYEVHHINKLKNLKGKERWEIAMIAKHRKTLVVCRDCHRSIIHKK
- a CDS encoding helix-turn-helix domain-containing protein; translated protein: MELSIQERLKDLRVERGLTLEQLAEQTHLSKSALGSYEGDNFKDISHYALIELAKFYEVTVDYLLGRSQTKNHPNADLADLRLSDDMIELLKSGLVDNSLLCELAVHPDFPRLMADLEIYVNGIAGKQVQSANAIIDAVSATIMKQHNPSLSDPQLRQLIAAHIDDDSFCRYVIQQDINKIALDLREAHKDDFFSVPEDNPLKGLLEAATENASPDSDPEQASLAFICKRLRLNFKKLSGEEKKWLKKISEKSDLLKNPNPQRGRK
- a CDS encoding GntP family permease, which translates into the protein MQTIIVFLVGLAIMLFLMIKTKLGPFMSMLFGGLIIGIGSGVGSAATIDAITGGFGNTCKNIGLVIIFGTILGTYLEKSNSCQRIATSLLKLTGEKNASVALAATGYLVSIPVFSDVALIMLSPIIKAISKKTGKAVCVFAVLTASALLCTNAYVAPTPAPLAVASVIGLDIGTSIVYGLVTAAVSTVAAWVYCMMFLDKKPRNFFTSTEENERTEKVESSVREEDMPGFTAAILPILIPIVLIILNSVCSLILPEESLALKAAGFVGDKNIALVIGIVSAILLLKKKLPEGETFGAIGEALKTAGPVIFITAAGGALAKVVDATGTGQMFADALAVSGLPVVLIPFLITALSKFAQGSGSVAALLGASLSLPLIEAGLLNPITAFISISAGSHCGSHVNNSFFWVFAEFFGYDTKTTLKTLCVAQNVVLAGSGLFCAWIVSII
- a CDS encoding LysR family transcriptional regulator, coding for MNNGFKMFLLAAEELNFSRAADRAFVTQQCLSDHIKRLEESYHVTLFQRKPKIALTPEGQAMLKYLSRIQALEDSMINELSDISSGVRGTINFGVSSTRGFIIVPKLIPAFQKKFPNVDVQIQLNDTKRLEQQLINNKLDIFLGVDTSQHVLFSREGVCEDPLYLVISDILLRTYFPDTYDTCISQFPKGADLNLFKQVPFVQGHNFSTTTYAINQFLMKYNIQLKIPILASNFDILIELCKTGFYATISPSFHLIRLIQMNHYLPPEKKLHVFPIKNLDYMLNIEIITHRDAQPLLHTSTFCCMLKEFLMEENKKIARYLAER